The following proteins are encoded in a genomic region of Clostridiales bacterium:
- a CDS encoding thioredoxin domain-containing protein produces the protein MIELNKENFEKEVSDFKEKPVFIDFWGEKCAPCIALMPEVHKLEDKYSDKVKFCSLNTSKNRRLAIKERVLGLPTMAIYKDGKKIEALTPDKVTIESIEEMLKKY, from the coding sequence ATGATAGAATTAAATAAAGAAAACTTTGAAAAAGAAGTTTCAGACTTTAAGGAGAAACCGGTTTTTATAGATTTCTGGGGGGAGAAATGTGCTCCGTGTATTGCTCTGATGCCCGAAGTTCACAAACTCGAGGACAAATATAGCGATAAAGTCAAGTTCTGCAGCTTGAATACAAGCAAGAACAGAAGGCTTGCTATAAAGGAAAGGGTTTTAGGCCTGCCTACTATGGCAATTTATAAGGATGGAAAGAAAATCGAAGCCTTAACTCCTGATAAGGTGACTATTGAATCGATAGAAGAAATGCTTAAAAAATATTAA
- the trxB gene encoding thioredoxin-disulfide reductase yields MNLDFDLIILGGGPAGLSAGLYGSRARLNSLVIERLKYGGQTATTGELENYPGSIENCTGPSLSERMKEQAKSFNTKFAKDEVLGIDVSGDIKIVKCKKEEYHTKTVIIATGADPRVAGFKGEAEYRGRGVSYCATCDADFFTDLDVALIGGGDSALTEALYITKFVNKLFIIHRRDKFRGVKSLQEKVFANPKIEVVWNSVPVEITGDEIVEGLKVKNKLTNEERIIDVNGVFVFVGLEPASEIFRGYIDMDERGYILTDEEMRTNVPGVFAAGDVRKKTLRQVITAAADGAIAATAAEKYITDNF; encoded by the coding sequence ATTAACTTGGATTTTGATTTAATAATACTTGGAGGAGGGCCGGCAGGGCTTTCGGCCGGTTTATATGGTTCAAGAGCAAGACTTAATTCCCTCGTCATAGAAAGATTAAAATACGGCGGACAGACAGCGACTACAGGCGAGCTTGAAAATTATCCGGGTTCCATAGAGAATTGTACGGGGCCGTCTTTAAGCGAGAGAATGAAAGAGCAGGCAAAAAGCTTTAATACAAAATTCGCGAAAGATGAAGTTTTAGGTATAGATGTTTCCGGTGATATTAAAATTGTAAAATGCAAAAAAGAAGAATACCATACAAAAACAGTTATAATTGCGACGGGTGCCGATCCAAGGGTGGCCGGGTTTAAAGGCGAGGCAGAGTACAGGGGGCGTGGAGTTTCGTACTGCGCGACATGCGATGCCGACTTCTTTACCGATCTTGATGTTGCTTTGATAGGCGGAGGTGATTCTGCCCTTACGGAGGCATTATACATTACAAAGTTTGTGAATAAACTCTTTATAATACATAGAAGGGATAAGTTCAGAGGCGTAAAATCGCTGCAGGAAAAAGTGTTTGCCAATCCGAAAATCGAGGTTGTATGGAACAGTGTGCCTGTGGAGATAACAGGTGATGAAATAGTGGAAGGTTTAAAGGTCAAAAACAAACTGACAAATGAAGAGAGAATCATTGATGTTAACGGAGTATTCGTATTCGTAGGGTTAGAACCTGCAAGCGAAATATTCAGAGGGTATATAGATATGGATGAGAGAGGATATATATTGACCGATGAAGAGATGAGAACCAATGTACCCGGGGTATTTGCAGCAGGGGATGTGAGGAAAAAAACTTTAAGGCAGGTAATAACTGCAGCTGCCGATGGCGCAATAGCTGCGACGGCTGCAGAAAAATATATTACAGATAATTTTTAG
- a CDS encoding GrdX family protein gives MRMWNHRLSYPLKEETWNMVEKVILITNNDLVLGLSKSNFETIFVDGGLAEVLKVARDYIHKGHILFSHPLSGSIKPNQTPYKTVLISKSVGETIDVKSLNIIEESIITTEKFLRFNSCPKWSREILNDFKYVDFDMISQAIS, from the coding sequence ATGAGAATGTGGAATCATCGTCTGTCATATCCGTTGAAAGAAGAGACGTGGAATATGGTTGAAAAGGTTATTCTGATAACGAACAATGATTTGGTATTGGGATTGTCAAAAAGCAATTTTGAAACAATTTTCGTCGATGGCGGGCTTGCGGAAGTGTTAAAGGTTGCAAGGGACTATATACATAAGGGTCATATTCTATTCTCACATCCTTTATCCGGCAGCATAAAGCCGAATCAAACACCTTACAAAACTGTATTAATTTCCAAGTCCGTTGGAGAAACTATTGATGTAAAATCCCTGAACATAATCGAGGAGTCGATTATAACAACTGAAAAATTTTTAAGATTCAATAGTTGTCCCAAATGGTCCCGTGAAATATTGAATGATTTTAAATATGTAGACTTTGACATGATCTCTCAGGCAATATCATGA